From the genome of Romeriopsis navalis LEGE 11480, one region includes:
- a CDS encoding isoprenyl transferase, with protein MINQLRSTLTQSTYPLPPDLIPAVLPQHVAFIMDGNGRWAKRQGLPRIAGHRQGVKTLKELVHCCKHWGIPVLTAYAFSTENWHRPQAEVGFLMGLFETVLAQELAPLCRQGVRLSFIGDLSILPQSLQRMIEQSVQMTQHNQAVHLMIALNYGGRSEITQACRKIAALVQQGQLSVTQINEMTIADHLMTMGTPDPDLLIRTSHELRLSNFLPWQSAYTELYFTDTVWPDFGPAEFYQALLDYQRRDRRFGQVSQTA; from the coding sequence GTGATTAATCAACTACGTTCAACGCTGACGCAATCGACATATCCGCTACCTCCGGATCTGATTCCGGCTGTGCTGCCCCAGCATGTGGCGTTCATCATGGATGGCAATGGTCGATGGGCCAAACGTCAGGGATTACCGCGGATTGCGGGACATCGCCAGGGCGTCAAGACGCTGAAAGAACTTGTCCATTGCTGCAAGCATTGGGGCATTCCGGTTTTGACGGCTTATGCCTTTTCGACGGAGAACTGGCACCGACCGCAAGCGGAAGTTGGGTTTCTGATGGGGTTATTTGAAACAGTGTTAGCGCAGGAACTCGCGCCGCTTTGTCGACAGGGAGTACGCCTTTCATTTATCGGCGATTTGTCAATTTTGCCTCAGAGTTTGCAGCGGATGATCGAACAGTCAGTGCAGATGACGCAGCATAACCAAGCCGTACACCTGATGATTGCGTTGAACTATGGTGGCCGATCTGAGATCACCCAAGCCTGTCGCAAAATTGCGGCGCTGGTGCAGCAAGGCCAGTTATCCGTGACGCAGATTAATGAGATGACGATCGCCGATCACTTGATGACAATGGGTACTCCCGATCCGGATTTGCTCATTCGGACGAGCCACGAGCTCCGACTCAGTAACTTTTTGCCTTGGCAGTCGGCGTATACCGAACTCTACTTTACGGATACCGTTTGGCCTGATTTTGGGCCAGCGGAGTTTTATCAGGCTTTGTTGGACTATCAGCGGCGCGATCGGCGGTTTGGTCAAGTCAGTCAAACGGCGTGA